A single window of Bordetella genomosp. 11 DNA harbors:
- the folC gene encoding bifunctional tetrahydrofolate synthase/dihydrofolate synthase: MSLSVRPAADATLSQWLAYLESLHPKTIDLGLDRVRQVAQRLRIELDCVKIVVGGTNGKGSTCAMLEAMLLAAGFRTGLYTSPHLIDFNERVRVNGELASDADLVAQFQAVEAARGDTSLTYFEFTTLAALRVFAQSRLDAVVLEVGLGGRLDAVNIVDADCAVVTSVDLDHMDWLGDTREKIGYEKAHIYRPGRPAICADPVPPQSLLDHAAAIGADLWLFGRDYNYSGDRQQWAYGGRAQRRSALAYPALRGANQLLNAAAALAVLEALRDRLPVPQQAVRQGLLQATLPGRFQILPGQPTVILDVGHNPHAAAVLAQNLDNMGFHPYTYAVFGMLNDKDVAGVVAKLAGRIDRWYCAGLPGPRGGSGEGLAEQVRAALPAPGSGDDVPLIAAYADPAQAYAAARAQAGEGDRIVVFGSFFTVAAVLQSLGRKS, from the coding sequence ATGTCCCTTTCCGTCCGTCCGGCCGCCGACGCCACACTCTCCCAGTGGCTGGCATACCTGGAATCGCTGCACCCGAAAACCATCGATCTCGGCCTGGACCGGGTCCGCCAGGTGGCGCAACGCCTGCGGATCGAACTGGACTGCGTCAAGATCGTCGTCGGCGGCACCAACGGCAAAGGGTCCACCTGCGCCATGCTTGAGGCCATGCTGCTGGCGGCGGGTTTCAGGACGGGGTTGTATACCTCTCCCCATCTGATCGATTTCAACGAACGCGTGCGGGTAAATGGCGAACTCGCCTCGGACGCCGACCTGGTGGCGCAGTTCCAGGCGGTGGAAGCCGCGCGGGGCGATACCTCTCTGACGTATTTCGAATTCACCACACTCGCGGCCCTGCGGGTGTTCGCGCAGTCCAGGCTGGATGCCGTGGTGCTCGAAGTCGGCCTGGGCGGCCGCCTGGATGCCGTCAATATCGTCGATGCCGATTGCGCCGTCGTGACCAGCGTGGACCTGGACCACATGGACTGGCTGGGCGACACCCGCGAAAAGATCGGCTACGAAAAAGCGCACATTTATCGCCCCGGCCGGCCCGCCATCTGCGCCGACCCCGTGCCGCCGCAAAGCCTGCTCGATCATGCCGCGGCCATCGGCGCCGACCTGTGGCTGTTCGGGCGCGATTACAACTATTCGGGCGATCGCCAGCAATGGGCCTATGGCGGTCGCGCGCAGCGCCGCAGCGCGCTGGCATACCCCGCCTTGCGCGGCGCCAATCAGCTGCTGAATGCCGCCGCCGCTTTGGCCGTGCTGGAAGCCCTGCGCGACCGTCTGCCGGTGCCGCAGCAGGCGGTGCGGCAGGGCTTGCTGCAGGCCACGCTGCCCGGCCGCTTCCAGATACTGCCAGGCCAGCCGACCGTCATCCTCGACGTCGGGCACAATCCGCACGCGGCGGCCGTCCTGGCGCAGAACCTGGACAACATGGGCTTCCATCCCTATACCTACGCGGTGTTCGGGATGCTGAATGACAAGGATGTGGCGGGTGTGGTGGCCAAGCTGGCCGGCCGTATCGACCGCTGGTATTGTGCCGGCCTGCCCGGGCCGCGCGGCGGCAGCGGCGAAGGCCTGGCCGAGCAGGTGCGCGCGGCGCTGCCGGCTCCCGGCTCCGGGGACGATGTGCCACTGATCGCCGCCTATGCCGATCCGGCCCAGGCCTATGCCGCGGCGCGCGCCCAGGCGGGCGAGGGTGATAGAATCGTGGTGTTCGGATCGTTCTTCACGGTCGCCGCCGTGCTCCAGTCGCTGGGGCGTAAATCCTGA
- a CDS encoding SPOR domain-containing protein, with product MGLFNRKDSAADAQTGRPRPSVSSEAQAAELRSRARRRLAGAVALVLAAVIILPMVLDSEPSRVSDDIPIRIPDRNSPYQPPVSDPQAPAADAGAASGATPATAGVAAPTPATPQGQAAGQPSPAGQQQNGTGQQQAGASPPPAQARSDAPRGADPAHADAGRAAPRPDTRTEPKPESRPESRPEAKPAAKPEPTPRTDDGSKALALLEGRGTAPSAPKPAPEARSGADAKGNFVLQIAAYTTQADAQARRDKLHAAGVTNAFVQEASVGGKQQYRLRVGPFPSREAAQAAQARLRTLGYDNGFIAAQ from the coding sequence ATGGGCTTGTTTAATCGGAAAGATTCCGCAGCCGACGCGCAGACGGGCCGGCCGCGCCCGTCCGTATCCAGCGAGGCCCAGGCGGCCGAGCTCCGTTCCCGGGCGCGTCGCCGCCTTGCCGGCGCCGTCGCCCTCGTGTTGGCGGCGGTCATCATCCTGCCGATGGTGCTGGATTCCGAACCGTCGCGCGTCAGCGACGACATCCCCATCCGGATTCCCGACCGCAATTCGCCATACCAGCCCCCGGTTTCAGACCCCCAGGCGCCTGCCGCCGATGCTGGCGCCGCCAGCGGCGCGACGCCTGCCACGGCGGGCGTCGCCGCGCCCACGCCGGCTACGCCGCAGGGCCAGGCCGCGGGCCAGCCATCCCCGGCGGGACAGCAGCAGAATGGCACCGGGCAACAACAGGCAGGCGCATCGCCGCCCCCGGCCCAAGCCCGCTCGGATGCCCCTCGCGGCGCCGACCCCGCCCACGCCGATGCGGGACGTGCCGCGCCGCGTCCCGACACGCGCACAGAGCCCAAACCCGAAAGCCGGCCGGAAAGCCGGCCCGAAGCCAAACCCGCCGCCAAGCCGGAGCCGACCCCGCGTACCGACGACGGCAGCAAGGCGCTGGCGCTGCTGGAAGGCCGCGGTACCGCGCCCAGCGCGCCGAAGCCGGCCCCGGAGGCCCGATCCGGCGCGGACGCCAAGGGCAATTTCGTGCTGCAGATCGCGGCATATACCACCCAGGCCGACGCGCAGGCGCGCCGCGACAAGCTGCACGCAGCCGGCGTCACCAATGCCTTCGTCCAGGAAGCCAGCGTCGGCGGCAAACAGCAATACCGGCTGCGCGTGGGGCCGTTCCCCTCGCGCGAGGCGGCCCAGGCGGCCCAGGCGAGGCTGCGCACCCTGGGCTATGACAACGGTTTCATCGCCGCGCAGTGA
- a CDS encoding CvpA family protein, whose protein sequence is MTGFDFVVLAIIAISGLLGLVRGLLKEVLSLLAYILAFVAAIWWGPMVYGWLAPWIETTVLRMGAAYAAVFLVVLLGVGLVNMTLSALIRTTGLSPADHGLGGLFGLVRGALIVLVLVTVAGYTPLPQEAWWRDAMFSHTATEAVKHTKVWLPPSLASMLPY, encoded by the coding sequence GTGACCGGGTTCGATTTCGTCGTGCTGGCGATCATCGCCATCTCGGGCCTGTTGGGGCTGGTGCGCGGTTTGCTCAAGGAAGTCCTGTCGCTGCTGGCGTACATCCTGGCTTTCGTGGCGGCAATCTGGTGGGGGCCCATGGTGTATGGCTGGCTCGCTCCGTGGATCGAAACGACGGTGCTGCGCATGGGCGCGGCCTATGCCGCCGTGTTCCTCGTCGTGCTGCTGGGCGTGGGGCTGGTCAATATGACCTTGTCGGCGCTCATCCGTACGACCGGCCTGTCGCCGGCGGACCACGGCCTGGGCGGCTTGTTCGGGCTGGTACGGGGCGCGCTCATCGTGCTCGTACTGGTGACGGTGGCCGGTTATACGCCGCTGCCCCAGGAGGCCTGGTGGCGCGATGCGATGTTTTCCCATACGGCCACAGAAGCCGTCAAACATACAAAAGTGTGGCTTCCGCCTTCGCTGGCGTCGATGCTGCCGTATTGA
- the purF gene encoding amidophosphoribosyltransferase has translation MCGIVGVVGRGPVNQLLYDSLLLLQHRGQDAAGIATEQGSQFNLYKAHGLVRDVFRTRNMRALPGTSGVAQVRYPTAGSSASEEEAQPFYVNAPFGIMMSHNGNLTNWRELRESLFRIDRRHINTNSDSEVLLNVLAHELQSAASGISLDDDAMFRAVAAVHRRVRGAYAVVAQIAGYGLLAFRDPYGIRPLCIGRQETEQGVEWMVASESVALEGSGFNFVRDVAPGEAVFIDLDGKFYSRQCAENAQLVPCIFEYVYFARPDSLMDGVSVYDARLRMGEYLADKVARSLRLGDIDVVMPIPDSSRPAAMQLAARLNLDYREGLIKNRYVGRTFIMPGQAVRKKSVRQKLNAIGREFQGKNVLLVDDSIVRGTTSREIVDMARAAGANKVFFASAAPPVRFPNVYGIDMPTQRELIATGRSDEEIARTIGADALVYQDLADMQQSVRDLNPAMSRFEASCFDGDYITGDITPEYLERLGQSRSETDEESRGGLLFNMGYAANDA, from the coding sequence ATGTGTGGAATCGTAGGGGTCGTAGGGCGCGGGCCGGTCAACCAGCTGCTCTATGACAGTCTGCTGCTACTGCAGCATCGGGGGCAGGACGCAGCCGGCATTGCCACCGAACAAGGTAGCCAATTCAACCTCTACAAGGCGCATGGCCTGGTGCGCGATGTTTTCCGCACCCGCAACATGCGCGCGCTGCCGGGCACCAGCGGGGTCGCGCAGGTGCGCTATCCCACCGCCGGCTCCAGCGCCAGCGAAGAGGAAGCCCAGCCTTTCTACGTCAACGCGCCGTTCGGCATCATGATGTCGCACAACGGCAACCTGACGAACTGGCGCGAATTGCGCGAATCCCTGTTCCGCATCGACCGCCGCCACATCAACACCAATTCCGATTCCGAGGTCCTGCTGAACGTGCTCGCGCACGAATTGCAGTCCGCGGCCAGCGGTATTTCCCTGGACGACGATGCGATGTTCCGCGCCGTCGCGGCGGTGCACCGCCGTGTGCGCGGCGCCTACGCCGTGGTGGCGCAGATCGCCGGCTATGGCCTGCTGGCTTTCCGCGATCCCTACGGCATACGCCCCTTGTGTATCGGCCGGCAGGAAACCGAGCAGGGCGTCGAATGGATGGTTGCCTCGGAATCCGTAGCCCTGGAGGGCAGCGGATTCAACTTCGTGCGCGACGTTGCTCCCGGCGAAGCCGTATTCATCGACCTGGACGGCAAGTTCTATAGCCGCCAGTGCGCCGAAAACGCCCAGCTCGTTCCCTGCATTTTCGAATACGTTTACTTCGCCCGCCCCGATTCGCTGATGGACGGCGTTTCCGTCTATGACGCCCGTCTGCGCATGGGCGAATACCTCGCCGACAAGGTGGCGCGCAGCCTGCGCCTGGGCGATATCGACGTGGTCATGCCCATTCCGGACTCCTCTCGTCCCGCCGCCATGCAGTTGGCCGCGCGCCTGAACCTGGATTACCGGGAAGGCCTGATCAAGAACCGCTACGTCGGACGCACTTTCATCATGCCCGGACAGGCCGTGCGCAAGAAGTCGGTGCGGCAAAAGCTCAACGCCATCGGCCGCGAATTCCAGGGCAAGAATGTGCTGCTGGTCGACGATTCCATCGTGCGTGGCACGACCAGCCGGGAAATCGTCGATATGGCACGCGCCGCCGGTGCCAATAAGGTGTTTTTTGCTTCCGCCGCGCCGCCGGTGCGTTTCCCCAATGTCTACGGTATCGACATGCCGACGCAGCGCGAGCTGATCGCTACCGGTCGCAGCGACGAGGAAATCGCGCGCACCATAGGCGCCGACGCGCTGGTGTACCAGGATCTGGCGGATATGCAGCAGTCGGTGCGCGACCTGAATCCGGCGATGTCCCGCTTCGAGGCATCCTGCTTCGACGGCGACTACATCACCGGGGATATCACGCCGGAATACCTCGAGCGCCTGGGCCAGAGCCGCAGCGAAACCGACGAGGAGTCGCGCGGAGGCCTGTTGTTCAACATGGGCTACGCCGCCAACGACGCCTGA
- a CDS encoding disulfide bond formation protein B, translated as MPSTSQRTLTLIAILAFGAVGIALVSQYVFGLQPCAWCVLQRLIYIVIGIVCLVLAFAGPALRRLGALLALILAVCGIWAAYYQYTVASKLLSCAQTFADKFIAGSGLDAAVPSVFGIYATCMDATVKVLGVEYALWSLALFAIVALLSLRALFKRA; from the coding sequence ATGCCATCGACTTCGCAACGCACGCTGACACTGATCGCCATCCTGGCTTTCGGCGCCGTCGGCATCGCGCTTGTGTCCCAATACGTCTTCGGGCTGCAACCTTGCGCATGGTGCGTACTGCAGCGCCTGATCTATATCGTGATCGGCATCGTATGCCTGGTCCTGGCGTTCGCGGGACCGGCCCTGCGGAGGCTGGGAGCGCTGCTCGCGCTTATCCTGGCGGTGTGCGGGATATGGGCCGCCTATTACCAATACACCGTCGCGTCGAAGCTGCTGTCGTGCGCGCAGACTTTCGCGGACAAATTCATTGCCGGCAGCGGACTGGATGCGGCGGTGCCATCCGTCTTCGGCATCTACGCCACCTGCATGGATGCCACGGTGAAGGTGCTGGGCGTCGAATACGCCCTGTGGAGCCTGGCGCTGTTCGCGATCGTGGCACTGCTGAGCCTGCGCGCGTTGTTCAAGCGCGCCTGA
- a CDS encoding MarC family protein — MFLHEYLLVFGRSFLFALATLLPFLNPPAVAPIFWTLTEGASSATRTALAKRVAINVGVMLTIAMVAGNVLLTFFGLSLAIVRVGGGLLVITSAWRLVNSPDAGARNAARAAESFTPEMARARAFYPLTFPISCGPGSIAAAITVGASLREPDRIVSLVKLAGSLPGILITSLTLYVCLRFAAQFLYRLGDNGTAVFMRLSAFVLLCLGVQIVWDGVHELLLSVLVEAYTHVPAVGRN; from the coding sequence ATGTTCCTGCACGAATATCTGCTGGTCTTCGGCCGTAGTTTTTTATTCGCGCTGGCCACGCTACTGCCCTTCCTGAATCCCCCGGCGGTCGCGCCGATCTTCTGGACGCTGACCGAAGGTGCCTCCAGCGCGACGCGGACGGCCCTGGCCAAGCGCGTCGCCATCAATGTGGGCGTGATGCTGACCATCGCGATGGTGGCCGGCAACGTTCTTTTGACTTTTTTCGGTTTGTCGCTGGCCATTGTCCGTGTCGGCGGGGGCCTGCTGGTCATCACCAGCGCGTGGCGGCTGGTGAATTCTCCCGATGCCGGCGCGCGCAACGCCGCGCGCGCGGCGGAATCCTTCACCCCGGAAATGGCCAGGGCGCGGGCCTTCTATCCCCTGACCTTTCCCATCAGCTGCGGCCCGGGCTCCATCGCGGCGGCCATCACGGTGGGAGCATCGCTGCGCGAGCCGGACCGCATCGTCAGCCTGGTCAAATTGGCGGGTTCGCTGCCCGGCATCCTGATCACGTCCCTGACGCTTTACGTGTGCCTGCGCTTCGCCGCCCAGTTCCTGTACCGCCTGGGCGATAACGGCACCGCCGTCTTCATGCGGCTCTCCGCCTTCGTACTATTGTGCCTGGGCGTGCAGATCGTTTGGGACGGCGTGCACGAACTCCTGCTGAGCGTGCTGGTCGAAGCCTACACTCATGTCCCGGCCGTCGGCCGGAATTAG
- a CDS encoding [protein-PII] uridylyltransferase, producing the protein MSTQAEPSFAPSADTAVADLAALRARMRARREAAIAAFREHERPDPLLHELRRITDQTLRDLIKQCPLPPGAVLAAVGGYGRGELYPHSDVDLLILLPHRPSPDEESAIERLVAALWDLGLEPGHSVRTIADCEREADADITVETALLESRWLAGNRALMKTFDAAMRARLDPAVFFRAKRAEMQQRHARYQDTPYALEPNCKESPGGLRDLQVIMWMARAAGFGESWREIARAGLLTESEARGLRRAEQAFKRLRIELHLMSKRREDRVLFDLQPALAEVYGIKATATRRASELMMQRYYWAARLVTQLNSILVQNIEERLFPRPASDARDIDDDFRSLHDRLDIIRDDAFERNPTLLLRAFLVMQQHPHLKGMSARTVRAIWHARHRIDAQFRRNPVNRRLFLQILQQPSGIVHELRRMTMLNILPRYLPVFRRIVGQMQHDLFHVYTVDQHTLTVIRNLRRFTMPEHAQEYPFASQLISELDHHWLLYVAALFHDIAKGRGGDHSELGAREVRKFAHEHGLSPEDAELVEFLVRQHLLMSTVAQKRDLSDPEVVREFAASVKDERHLTALYLLTVADIRGTSPKVWNAWKGKLLEDLYRLTLGALGGAHHDASTVLNHRKAEAARLTRLAGLRDDAREAFWKQLDVAYFLRHDASDIAWHTRHLYHQPAPEHAVVKARPTEQSEGLQIMVYTRDAPDLFAAICGYFDAKSLSIQDARIHTTRHGWALDSFIVLLPDGASDLRAQAALVEHELAVRLKDPRTFSQAGTTRTAPYARSRQSRMSRVFPVPPQAELQPDERSKSWRLSVTATDRPGLLHALARVFVEHGVNLQMAKVMTLGDRVEDVFIIEGEALERPRTQMQFERAILDALAGDGTQRAAA; encoded by the coding sequence ATGAGTACGCAAGCCGAACCTTCCTTCGCGCCGTCGGCCGACACTGCCGTCGCCGACCTGGCGGCGCTGCGCGCGCGCATGCGCGCCCGGCGCGAGGCAGCCATCGCGGCCTTCCGGGAGCACGAACGGCCCGATCCGCTGCTGCACGAGCTACGGCGCATCACCGACCAGACGCTGCGCGACCTGATCAAGCAATGTCCTCTGCCGCCCGGCGCGGTATTGGCCGCGGTAGGCGGGTACGGGCGCGGCGAGCTGTATCCGCATTCCGATGTCGATCTGCTCATCCTGCTGCCGCACCGGCCGTCTCCCGACGAGGAATCGGCCATCGAAAGGCTGGTGGCGGCCCTGTGGGACCTTGGGCTGGAGCCCGGCCACAGCGTGCGGACCATCGCCGATTGCGAACGCGAGGCCGACGCGGACATCACGGTCGAAACCGCCCTGCTCGAATCGCGCTGGCTGGCGGGCAATCGCGCCCTGATGAAAACCTTCGATGCGGCCATGCGGGCGCGCCTGGATCCCGCCGTGTTCTTTCGCGCCAAGCGCGCCGAAATGCAGCAGCGCCATGCGCGCTACCAGGACACGCCCTACGCGCTCGAACCGAACTGCAAGGAATCCCCGGGCGGCCTGCGCGACCTGCAGGTCATCATGTGGATGGCGCGGGCGGCCGGCTTCGGCGAAAGCTGGCGGGAGATCGCCAGGGCGGGCTTGCTGACGGAATCCGAAGCTCGCGGCCTGCGGCGCGCGGAACAGGCATTCAAGCGCCTGCGCATCGAACTGCATTTGATGTCCAAGCGGCGCGAAGATCGCGTGCTGTTCGACCTGCAGCCCGCGCTGGCGGAGGTCTACGGCATCAAGGCCACCGCCACGCGGCGCGCCAGCGAATTGATGATGCAGCGCTACTACTGGGCGGCCAGGCTGGTCACGCAGTTGAATTCCATCCTGGTCCAGAATATCGAGGAAAGGCTGTTTCCCCGCCCTGCTTCCGACGCGCGCGATATCGATGACGATTTCCGCAGCCTGCATGACAGGCTGGACATCATCCGCGACGACGCCTTCGAGCGCAATCCGACGCTGCTGCTGCGGGCATTTTTGGTGATGCAGCAGCACCCCCATTTGAAAGGCATGTCGGCACGCACGGTACGCGCGATCTGGCACGCGCGGCATCGTATCGATGCGCAGTTTCGCCGCAATCCGGTCAACCGCCGCCTGTTCCTGCAGATCCTGCAGCAGCCCTCGGGCATCGTGCACGAACTGCGCCGCATGACGATGCTGAACATCCTGCCGCGCTACCTGCCGGTATTCCGCCGCATCGTCGGCCAGATGCAGCATGACTTGTTCCATGTCTATACGGTAGACCAGCATACGCTGACGGTAATCCGCAACCTGCGGCGCTTCACCATGCCGGAACACGCGCAGGAGTATCCCTTCGCCAGCCAGTTGATTTCCGAACTGGATCACCATTGGCTGCTGTATGTCGCGGCGCTTTTCCACGATATCGCCAAGGGCCGCGGGGGCGACCACTCCGAACTGGGCGCTCGGGAAGTACGCAAATTCGCCCACGAGCACGGTTTGTCTCCGGAAGACGCGGAATTGGTCGAATTCCTGGTCCGCCAGCATCTGCTGATGTCCACCGTCGCGCAGAAGCGCGACCTGTCCGACCCGGAAGTCGTGCGCGAATTCGCGGCCTCGGTGAAAGACGAGCGCCACCTTACCGCCTTGTATCTGCTGACGGTGGCCGACATCCGCGGCACCAGTCCCAAAGTCTGGAATGCCTGGAAAGGCAAGCTGCTGGAAGACCTGTATCGCCTGACGCTGGGCGCGCTGGGCGGCGCGCATCATGACGCCAGTACCGTCCTCAATCACCGCAAGGCAGAGGCCGCGCGACTGACGCGCCTGGCCGGCTTGCGCGACGACGCACGGGAAGCGTTCTGGAAGCAGCTGGACGTCGCCTACTTCCTGCGGCACGACGCATCGGATATCGCCTGGCATACGCGCCATCTGTACCACCAGCCCGCGCCGGAACATGCGGTGGTGAAGGCACGGCCCACGGAACAGAGCGAAGGCTTGCAGATCATGGTCTATACGCGCGACGCGCCCGACCTGTTCGCCGCCATCTGCGGTTATTTCGACGCCAAGTCCCTGAGCATCCAGGACGCCCGCATCCACACGACGCGGCACGGCTGGGCGCTGGACAGCTTCATCGTGCTGCTGCCCGACGGCGCCAGCGACCTGCGCGCGCAGGCGGCGCTGGTAGAGCACGAACTCGCGGTACGCCTGAAGGACCCGCGTACCTTCTCGCAGGCCGGTACGACGCGGACGGCGCCTTACGCGCGCTCGCGGCAGTCACGCATGTCGCGCGTATTCCCGGTTCCGCCACAGGCCGAGCTGCAGCCGGACGAGCGCAGCAAATCGTGGCGCCTGTCCGTCACGGCAACGGACAGGCCCGGCCTGCTGCATGCCCTGGCGCGGGTTTTCGTCGAACACGGCGTGAACCTGCAGATGGCCAAGGTCATGACGCTGGGCGATCGCGTGGAGGACGTCTTCATTATCGAAGGCGAAGCCCTGGAAAGGCCGCGGACGCAGATGCAGTTCGAGCGCGCGATCCTGGATGCGCTCGCCGGAGACGGCACGCAGCGCGCGGCCGCCTGA
- the map gene encoding type I methionyl aminopeptidase, translating to MGIVTDPADLDKMRLACQDAARVLDYLTPFVKPGVTTGELDRLALDYLTNELQVKSATVGYAPPGYPPFPGAICTSVNHQVCHGIPGDKVLKNGDVLNIDVTIIKDGWFGDTSRMFYVGEPSILARRLSDITYECMWLGIRQVRPGATLGDIGNAIQKHAEGNGFSVVREFCGHGVGRRFHEDPQVLHYGKPGTGVKLVPGMIFTIEPMINAGRREIRQLSDGWTVVTRDHSLSAQWEHTILVTESGYEVLTVSPGMPAPPEFVTESIAVPVA from the coding sequence ATGGGCATAGTCACCGACCCCGCCGACCTCGACAAAATGCGCCTGGCCTGCCAGGACGCCGCGCGCGTACTGGATTACCTGACGCCCTTCGTGAAGCCTGGCGTCACGACAGGCGAACTGGACCGCCTGGCGCTGGACTACCTGACCAATGAATTGCAGGTCAAATCCGCCACTGTCGGGTATGCGCCACCAGGTTACCCCCCGTTCCCGGGCGCCATCTGCACCTCGGTCAACCACCAGGTCTGCCACGGCATCCCGGGCGATAAGGTCCTGAAAAACGGGGACGTGTTGAATATCGACGTCACCATCATCAAGGATGGCTGGTTCGGCGATACCAGCCGGATGTTCTATGTCGGCGAGCCGTCCATCCTGGCACGCCGCCTGTCCGACATCACCTATGAATGCATGTGGCTGGGCATCCGCCAGGTACGTCCCGGCGCCACGCTGGGCGACATCGGCAATGCCATCCAGAAGCATGCCGAAGGCAACGGTTTTTCCGTGGTGCGGGAATTCTGCGGCCACGGCGTGGGGCGGCGCTTCCATGAAGACCCCCAGGTGCTGCACTATGGCAAGCCCGGAACCGGCGTGAAATTGGTGCCGGGCATGATTTTCACGATCGAGCCCATGATCAACGCGGGACGGCGTGAAATCCGCCAGCTCTCGGATGGCTGGACGGTCGTCACCCGCGACCACAGTCTGTCCGCCCAGTGGGAACACACCATCCTGGTGACGGAATCCGGCTACGAGGTCCTGACCGTCTCGCCCGGGATGCCTGCCCCGCCCGAGTTCGTGACGGAAAGCATCGCCGTTCCGGTGGCCTGA